TCCGGGCGCCGCTTCCAGGTGAGGCCGCGGCGCAGCGGGAACGCCAGCTTGTCCGGCCGGTTGATGTTCACCACGACCGGCGAGACCGCGGCGAGCTTGCGGGTGCGCGCCACGTCGAGCAGCGTCGCCAGCGCCTGGTCGTCAGCGGGCCGGCCGTCGTCGTCGCCGAGCCACACCCACTCCGCGCCGAGCGCCAGCGCGTGCAGCATGCCCAGCGCGAACCCGCCCGCGCCGCCGAGGTTGTGCCGCGAGGGCAGGTACGTCGACGGGATCGGGCAGTCCTCGACGACCTGCCGCGCCGGTTGGTCCGGCCCGTTGTCGACGACCACCAGGTGATCCGGCACCCGCGTCTGGGTGGCGATCACCTTGAGCGACTCCGCGAGCAGCTCGCGGCGATGCCTGGTGACGATCACCGCGACGACGGAATCTGCGGGAAGTTGCGGCTGCTCGGCGGAGTCGGCGCTCATGGTGCTTTGTCGCTCCCGATCGTGGCGGTGGCCGTGTCACTGACCTGCGCCAGCATTTCCGGACTGAGGTTTTCGAACGGGTCTTTGCCCTTGTAGGACGTCAGCACGCTGCGCAGCGAACCGTGCTCGCGGATCCCGCCCTTGTCCATCCACACGGCCGAGTTGCACAGCTCCATCAGGAACTCGTCCGAGTGCGAGGCGAAGATCAGGATGCCGGAGCGCTTCACGAGCTCCTTGAGCCGGTCGCGCACCTTCTCCAGGAAGTCCGCGTCGACCGCGCCGATGCC
This window of the Saccharopolyspora gloriosae genome carries:
- a CDS encoding galactofuranosyltransferase GlfT1, encoding MSADSAEQPQLPADSVVAVIVTRHRRELLAESLKVIATQTRVPDHLVVVDNGPDQPARQVVEDCPIPSTYLPSRHNLGGAGGFALGMLHALALGAEWVWLGDDDGRPADDQALATLLDVARTRKLAAVSPVVVNINRPDKLAFPLRRGLTWKRRPEELSAPGGDADFLPGIASFFNGALFRAATLDVVGVPDYRLFVRGDEVELHRRVVRSGLPFGTSLKTRFVHPDGSDEFKPMLGGRFHAQDPSDENKRYYTYRNRGYLLSQPGMRKIGALEFLRFGLYFVGQRRDLKAFREWLRLVRQGRREQFFRR